One stretch of Macaca nemestrina isolate mMacNem1 chromosome 17, mMacNem.hap1, whole genome shotgun sequence DNA includes these proteins:
- the LOC105469008 gene encoding uncharacterized protein produces the protein MSGTKDRCRVLLCAYPGGSQGGGVKRGHGLGFGPLFLPEHWPESASSWHTQPGPQAQLFFGAPEGKGSAGAVACDVWSERRLRSGRGSLSREADWRVALLPRKDQEAVGDGGKANAALHLEAGGEQAQAPSADPGVDAAAACVTSAVDAGDLLGTGAILCSRDPPGPHQSLPFSVFPQVGERAVAGSTSYPARDTVLRWASLRWESRSEFFQARPGWKGPGGGGGPGAAGLQSGWKDSKKTPRPRWRRMWRETCTCWWSTPSSTPATMGAAWPSRPMSSTGRCGAAPSTGGTCGASPAAAPSTCLRSTCASCLRWTTLPRPRRQVPNRPRGPRAVLL, from the exons ATGTCGGGCACCAAAGACAGATGCCGAGTTCTGCTGTGTGCCTACCCTGGAGGGTCCCAAG GAGGTGGTGTCAAGAGGGGCCATGGCCTGGGGTTCGGGCCCCTCTTCCTCCCAGAACACTGGCCTGAATCAGCCAGCTCCTGGCACACACAGCCAGGTCCACAGGCACAACTGTTCtttggggcccctgagggcaAGGGGTCTGCTGGGGCTGTGGCTTGTGATGTCTGGAGTGAGCGCAGGCTCAGATCAGGGCGAGGCAGCTTGTCCAGAGAGGCAG ATTGGAGGGTGGCCCTCCTTCCCCGCAAGGATCAAGAGGCAGTTGGGGATGGTGGGAAG GCGAATGCTGCCCTCCAtctggaggcaggaggggagCAGGCCCAGGCCCCCAGTGCCGACCCAGGCGTTGACGCCGCTGCAGCTTGTGTCACTTCGGCGGTGGACGCAGGGGACCTCCTGGGGACGGGTGCGATCTTgtgctccagggatcctcccggCCCCCACCAATCCCTCCCCTTCTCTGTGTTCCCCCAGGTTGGCGAAAGAGCTGTAGCCGGGTCCACGTCTTATCCAGCCCGAGACACTGTGCTCCGTTGGGCGTCCCTGCGCTGGGAATCCCGCTCGGAGTTTTTCCAGGCCCGGCCGGGCTGGAAAGGCCCCGGTGGGGGAGGTGGACCCGGAGCGGCGGGTCTGCAATCCGGTTGGAAGGACTCGAA GAAAACGCCGCGGCCGCGATGGCGGCGGATGTGGAGGGAGACGTGTACGTGCTGGTGGAGTACGCCTTCGAGTACACCGGCAACAATGGGCGCCGCGTGGCCATCCCGCCCAATGAGCTCTACCGGCCGCTGCGGCGCAGCACCGAGCACCGGTGGCACCTGCGGCGCGAGCCCGGCGGCCGCCCCTTCTACCTGCCTGCGCAGTACGTGCGCGAGCTGCCTGCGCTGGACAACCCTGCCACGGCCGCGCCGCCAGGTCCCCAACCGGCCCCGCGGCCCCCGAGCCGTTCTCCTATGA